A genomic region of Polynucleobacter necessarius contains the following coding sequences:
- a CDS encoding polysaccharide biosynthesis protein encodes MPINATKQSLLNLPRSVKRGVVITCDILICVLSVWLAFGLRLDLWRNFDGKQPLVLVATIGLAIPLFIHFGLYRAIFRYVGSAAFMSIAKVFVIYSSIIFCIFTLLGVDGVPRSIGVIQPLLLFVGIGISRYIVRHWLGSINYVQNSFRRVQPIALIYGAGSAGRQLALGLSSNKEILVKGFIDDDYRLHGSTINGISVYPRNGLQEIISKQDITDVLLAIPSAKQERRTEIIASLNGLGVRVRTLPGLIDIASGRLRVSDLHDLDMNDLLGREVVPPRVELLKKNILNQVVLVTGAGGSIGSELCRQIIKFSPKSLILVDSSEHSLYLIYEELKNILLSENIYSRSTIQLLPCLVSVRDRSLLLKIFKEYKPATVFHAAAYKHVPLVEQNPEEGIRNNVYGTLICAQVSLDCAVSQFILVSTDKAVRPTNVMGCSKRISEMILQAMADSAVRGGHSTNFSMVRFGNVLGSSGSVAPLFSAQIAAGGPITLTHPEVTRYFMTIPEAAQLVIQASAMAKGGDVFVLDMGEPVRIYDLAVKMIYLSGLLLKDGAHPHGDIEIEVTGLRPGEKLYEELLIGDNPQPTAHPKIMMAHEEFLTWADLQKSLNMLNLALDQGDFNAIKLILKELVPGYQPLGM; translated from the coding sequence GTGCCAATTAATGCAACCAAACAGTCGCTTTTAAATTTACCTCGATCGGTTAAGCGGGGTGTAGTAATAACTTGCGATATTTTAATTTGCGTGTTGAGTGTTTGGCTTGCATTTGGACTTCGCTTAGATCTGTGGCGTAATTTTGATGGGAAGCAACCGCTAGTGCTTGTTGCAACTATTGGGCTTGCTATACCTCTCTTTATTCATTTTGGACTATATCGAGCTATTTTTAGATATGTAGGCTCGGCCGCCTTTATGTCCATAGCAAAAGTTTTTGTTATCTATAGCTCTATTATTTTCTGTATTTTTACACTTCTCGGGGTGGATGGTGTACCGAGATCAATCGGCGTCATTCAGCCACTCTTATTGTTTGTGGGAATTGGAATAAGTAGGTATATTGTGCGTCATTGGTTGGGCAGCATCAATTATGTTCAAAATTCATTTCGCCGGGTTCAACCTATCGCATTAATTTATGGAGCTGGTTCGGCGGGCCGTCAATTAGCATTAGGCTTATCAAGCAATAAAGAAATTTTAGTCAAAGGTTTTATTGATGATGATTATCGCTTGCATGGAAGTACTATTAATGGAATTTCCGTTTATCCTAGAAATGGCTTGCAGGAGATCATCAGTAAACAGGACATTACGGATGTGCTTTTGGCGATTCCTTCTGCTAAACAAGAGCGAAGAACTGAAATTATCGCCTCATTAAACGGGCTTGGGGTTCGCGTTCGAACATTGCCAGGGCTGATAGATATAGCCTCAGGCCGATTAAGAGTATCGGATTTACATGATTTAGATATGAATGATTTGCTTGGTAGGGAGGTTGTTCCTCCCCGGGTTGAGTTGTTAAAAAAAAATATTTTAAATCAAGTGGTTTTGGTAACCGGGGCGGGCGGCTCAATTGGTAGCGAGTTATGTCGTCAAATTATTAAATTTTCGCCAAAATCATTAATTCTGGTAGATAGTAGTGAACATTCCCTATATTTGATTTATGAAGAGTTAAAGAATATCCTTTTATCAGAGAATATTTATTCAAGATCAACAATACAGTTGCTGCCATGTCTAGTCTCGGTGCGAGATAGAAGTTTGCTGCTTAAGATATTTAAAGAATACAAGCCTGCTACAGTTTTCCATGCGGCCGCTTATAAGCATGTTCCATTGGTTGAGCAAAATCCTGAAGAGGGTATTCGGAACAATGTATATGGAACCTTAATCTGTGCCCAGGTGAGCCTAGATTGCGCCGTCTCTCAATTCATCTTGGTTAGTACTGATAAGGCCGTAAGACCAACGAATGTCATGGGCTGTAGCAAACGTATTTCTGAAATGATTTTACAGGCAATGGCAGATTCTGCGGTGAGGGGCGGCCACTCAACAAATTTTTCTATGGTGCGATTCGGTAATGTGCTTGGATCATCAGGGTCTGTTGCGCCGCTTTTTAGTGCCCAAATTGCTGCTGGAGGCCCCATAACACTGACGCATCCTGAGGTGACGCGATATTTCATGACTATACCTGAGGCGGCGCAGTTGGTTATTCAAGCTAGTGCAATGGCTAAAGGCGGCGATGTATTTGTATTGGATATGGGTGAGCCAGTGCGTATTTATGATTTGGCTGTCAAGATGATTTATTTATCTGGTTTATTGCTAAAAGATGGCGCTCATCCTCATGGCGATATTGAAATTGAAGTCACTGGTTTGCGCCCTGGAGAAAAGCTCTACGAGGAGCTCCTGATTGGCGATAATCCCCAGCCAACAGCCCACCCTAAAATTATGATGGCACATGAGGAATTTTTGACTTGGGCTGATTTACAAAAATCACTCAATATGCTTAATCTAGCGTTAGATCAAGGTGATTTCAATGCTATTAAGCTCATACTCAAGGAATTGGTGCCCGGCTATCAACCATTGGGGATGTGA
- a CDS encoding sirohydrochlorin chelatase — translation MKAVILFGHGARDARWREPFDRLADLWRAQHPGTPVQLAFLEMMTPSLEDAVSTLRAQGATQITVVPVFFGQGGHLRNDFPVLLEACQAKFPQIALSATNAVGEDLAVLQAIVDFSARAL, via the coding sequence ATGAAAGCAGTCATTCTATTTGGGCACGGTGCCCGTGACGCCCGTTGGCGCGAGCCCTTTGATCGCCTAGCCGATTTATGGCGTGCGCAGCATCCAGGCACACCAGTGCAGCTCGCTTTCCTGGAAATGATGACCCCATCACTAGAAGATGCTGTATCTACCTTAAGAGCTCAGGGCGCCACCCAAATCACCGTAGTGCCTGTCTTCTTTGGCCAGGGTGGCCATTTGCGTAATGATTTCCCGGTATTGCTAGAGGCTTGCCAAGCCAAGTTCCCGCAAATTGCCTTAAGCGCGACGAATGCTGTTGGGGAGGATCTCGCCGTCTTGCAAGCTATTGTCGATTTCTCCGCTAGAGCGCTCTAA
- the cobA gene encoding uroporphyrinogen-III C-methyltransferase — MTTSTISGKFNAPGKVYLVGAGPGAADLITVRGAKLLAQADIVFHDALVDPEMLLLCSQAELVAVGKRCGKLSSAQQFINKRLVDAAHKHQVIVRLKGGDPMLFGRADEEIQSLKAAGIAVEVVPGITTALAGAASIQQSLTLRGISRSVAFITLAQGNENVAPGQPIVNPNADTLVYYMGRKDAANIAKQLIEKSKNHHKETPVHILEAVSTARERLWTSTLEALAAGKADDWFDSNSPALIMVGEALRNHNEGQSESSEENLERSSGEIDNSLQDGEILPNSIRRA; from the coding sequence ATGACTACGTCAACTATTTCCGGCAAATTCAATGCGCCCGGAAAAGTGTATTTGGTAGGCGCAGGTCCTGGTGCGGCAGATCTCATCACGGTTCGTGGTGCCAAGCTACTAGCTCAGGCTGATATTGTTTTTCATGATGCCTTGGTTGATCCAGAGATGCTATTGCTTTGCTCTCAAGCTGAACTAGTAGCAGTAGGTAAGCGTTGCGGTAAGCTTTCTTCTGCACAGCAATTTATTAATAAGCGTCTAGTAGACGCTGCTCATAAACACCAAGTCATTGTTCGCCTTAAAGGTGGCGATCCCATGCTCTTTGGTAGAGCTGATGAAGAAATCCAATCCCTTAAGGCAGCAGGCATTGCGGTTGAAGTAGTCCCCGGCATCACTACGGCGCTTGCAGGGGCAGCCAGTATTCAGCAATCATTGACACTGAGAGGCATTAGCCGAAGCGTTGCCTTTATTACGCTTGCGCAAGGCAATGAGAATGTTGCTCCAGGACAGCCAATTGTCAATCCTAACGCAGACACTCTGGTGTATTACATGGGTCGTAAAGATGCTGCCAATATTGCAAAGCAGCTCATTGAGAAAAGCAAGAACCATCACAAAGAGACACCGGTTCACATATTAGAAGCCGTATCGACTGCACGTGAACGTTTGTGGACTAGCACTTTAGAAGCATTAGCAGCAGGTAAAGCAGATGATTGGTTTGATAGCAACTCGCCAGCACTGATTATGGTTGGCGAAGCATTAAGAAATCACAATGAAGGTCAGAGCGAAAGCTCTGAAGAGAATTTAGAGCGCTCTAGCGGAGAAATCGACAATAGCTTGCAAGACGGCGAGATCCTCCCCAACAGCATTCGTCGCGCTTAA
- a CDS encoding DUF934 domain-containing protein: protein MSQANSQTNNNVIAAHDQIVHFPKGQQPSLGPNEWLIWSGSQDEGGLPDLEHGKSKVLVPFSWWITHHHEANIQSKAKAGQIGVWFATNDDILKHADVIEHSKTVWPLVAAHFPIFRDGRSFSTAALLRDRFQWTGEIRAIGDVLIDQLLQGARVGFNSFALRPDQSLDVALKQFDLFSVTTQNSWRGQRTMRATLGAQFSEAQ, encoded by the coding sequence ATGAGCCAAGCCAATAGCCAAACCAACAACAACGTCATAGCAGCCCACGATCAAATCGTGCATTTTCCAAAGGGGCAACAACCCAGCTTGGGCCCTAATGAATGGCTTATCTGGAGCGGCAGTCAGGATGAAGGTGGCCTGCCTGATTTAGAGCACGGCAAAAGCAAGGTGCTAGTACCGTTTTCTTGGTGGATCACTCACCACCATGAAGCAAATATTCAGAGTAAAGCCAAAGCCGGCCAAATCGGTGTTTGGTTTGCAACGAATGATGACATCCTTAAGCATGCTGACGTGATTGAGCATAGCAAGACTGTGTGGCCACTGGTGGCAGCACACTTCCCCATCTTTAGAGATGGCAGAAGCTTTAGTACTGCGGCACTATTGCGCGATCGATTCCAGTGGACTGGTGAGATTCGTGCCATTGGCGATGTACTCATTGATCAACTATTGCAAGGAGCTCGAGTTGGTTTTAATAGTTTTGCATTGCGTCCAGATCAAAGTTTAGATGTTGCGCTTAAGCAATTTGATTTGTTCTCCGTTACGACTCAAAACAGCTGGCGCGGTCAAAGAACCATGCGCGCGACATTAGGCGCCCAATTCAGTGAAGCCCAATAA
- a CDS encoding nitrite/sulfite reductase: MYKYDHIDQTLLDQRVAQFRDQVARRLNGTLAEEEFRPLRLQNGLYHQRHAYMLRVAIPYGLFNSKQLRTLANISEKYDRGYGHFTTRQNIQYNWVTLEDTPDILADLAKVEMHAIQTSGNCIRNITSDAFAGVAGDEYVDTRPICELLRQWSTLHPEFAHLPRKFKFAVNGAKEDRTVLLCHDVGIELKKNAKGDLIADIYAGGGMGRTPILGSLIKQELPWQLLPSYLTALLRVYNRFGRRDNLYKARIKILVKALGPEEFARQVEDEWLYNKEGDDNFTQAEWDRVAKHFTKPAYKSLSALSTEAVINQAQESEKAAFTRWLERNVKPHQVPGYASVILSLKPHGTVAPGDATTAQMNAIADLADQYSFGELRATHEQNLVLADVEQAKLYELWQEAKKQKVALPNIGLLTDIIACPGGDFCSLANAKSLPIVKAIQERFDDLDYLFDLGDISLNISGCINSCGHHHVGNIGVLGVDKDGEEWYQITLGGEQGNDAAIGKVIGPSFYADEIPDVMSNIINTYVAQRNEGEAFIDAYRRLGVTPFKEAAYKDKLENAKKKDEAKATGSAS, translated from the coding sequence ATGTATAAATATGACCACATTGACCAAACCCTTTTAGATCAACGGGTTGCACAATTTCGAGATCAAGTTGCAAGACGCCTCAATGGCACTTTGGCTGAAGAAGAGTTCCGTCCACTGCGTTTGCAGAATGGTCTCTACCATCAACGCCATGCTTACATGCTGCGCGTAGCTATCCCTTATGGCTTGTTTAATTCCAAACAGCTCAGAACCTTGGCGAATATTTCTGAAAAATATGATCGCGGATATGGTCACTTCACTACGCGTCAGAACATTCAGTACAACTGGGTAACGCTAGAAGACACACCAGATATTTTGGCTGACTTAGCCAAAGTAGAAATGCATGCCATCCAAACTTCAGGCAACTGTATTCGCAATATTACGAGCGATGCGTTTGCTGGTGTGGCTGGTGATGAGTATGTTGATACCCGCCCGATTTGCGAACTGCTTCGTCAGTGGTCAACACTTCACCCAGAATTTGCACACTTGCCACGCAAATTTAAGTTTGCTGTTAATGGCGCTAAAGAAGATCGCACAGTATTGCTCTGCCACGACGTTGGCATTGAGCTTAAGAAAAATGCAAAAGGTGATCTCATTGCTGACATCTATGCTGGCGGTGGCATGGGTCGCACGCCAATCTTGGGATCACTCATTAAGCAAGAACTACCATGGCAACTATTGCCTAGCTATCTAACTGCCCTCTTGCGTGTTTACAACCGCTTTGGTCGCAGAGATAACCTCTATAAGGCTCGCATCAAGATCTTAGTAAAAGCGCTTGGCCCTGAAGAGTTTGCTCGTCAAGTAGAAGACGAATGGCTCTATAACAAAGAGGGTGATGATAATTTCACCCAAGCAGAATGGGATCGCGTTGCAAAACACTTTACCAAGCCTGCTTATAAGAGCTTGTCAGCCTTAAGCACTGAAGCAGTAATTAATCAGGCACAAGAGTCTGAGAAAGCTGCATTTACGCGCTGGTTAGAGCGTAATGTGAAACCACATCAAGTGCCTGGTTATGCCAGCGTAATTTTGTCACTCAAGCCGCACGGCACTGTTGCGCCCGGTGATGCTACGACTGCACAAATGAATGCCATTGCGGACTTGGCTGATCAATATAGTTTTGGTGAATTGCGCGCTACCCATGAACAAAACTTGGTTCTAGCTGATGTTGAGCAAGCCAAGCTCTACGAACTCTGGCAAGAGGCGAAAAAGCAAAAAGTGGCATTGCCTAACATAGGACTGTTAACAGACATCATTGCCTGCCCAGGTGGTGACTTCTGCTCTTTAGCTAATGCCAAGTCTTTGCCAATTGTTAAAGCGATTCAAGAACGTTTTGATGACTTAGATTATCTATTTGATCTCGGTGATATCAGCCTGAATATCTCTGGCTGCATTAACTCTTGCGGCCATCATCACGTGGGCAATATTGGTGTCTTGGGCGTCGATAAAGACGGTGAAGAGTGGTATCAAATTACTTTAGGCGGCGAGCAAGGCAATGACGCTGCCATTGGTAAGGTGATTGGACCTTCTTTCTACGCCGATGAAATCCCCGACGTCATGAGCAACATCATTAATACCTATGTTGCACAACGCAATGAAGGCGAGGCCTTTATTGATGCGTACCGCCGCCTTGGAGTGACTCCATTCAAAGAGGCTGCATATAAAGATAAGCTCGAGAACGCCAAGAAAAAAGATGAAGCCAAAGCAACAGGAAGTGCATCATGA
- a CDS encoding HdeD family acid-resistance protein has product MHAFKSTGWKSVGVQLIFAILYIAAAIYVWAFPIPALEAITLWLAAIFFITGFLRLISAFQHRHFAEWFWLALSAVISILMGVLIMNNFPAASLCLPGLLIAVELLLQGWSLFFMGLAARSLTK; this is encoded by the coding sequence ATTCATGCATTTAAATCAACAGGATGGAAAAGTGTTGGCGTACAACTGATTTTTGCTATTTTGTATATTGCAGCGGCAATCTATGTATGGGCATTCCCAATTCCAGCGCTTGAGGCAATCACTCTGTGGCTAGCGGCAATTTTCTTTATTACCGGTTTCTTGCGTTTGATCTCTGCATTTCAGCATCGTCATTTTGCTGAATGGTTCTGGCTGGCTTTATCTGCCGTAATTTCTATTTTGATGGGCGTGCTCATCATGAATAACTTCCCAGCAGCTAGCTTATGCTTGCCAGGCTTGTTAATCGCCGTGGAATTACTGTTGCAGGGCTGGTCATTGTTCTTCATGGGTCTGGCAGCGCGCTCACTTACGAAGTAA
- a CDS encoding acyltransferase family protein — MKKAAPLLLIDFLKVFAALLIILHHLSSYGQIAEDARTVLPGVMTWLFEYGRYAVQIFLVMAGYLAAQSLSRYADDKFSAQGLLKIILNRYLRLFAPYAAALVFTIVCAYVARFWVNDEFVGESETLSQFLAHLFFIQGILGLDSISAGAWYIAIDWQLYSVLAILLISFSTYQSVIWVISILAVASLLIFNCSASYEAYFIYFIGSYGLGVLAYLARDFQNQRASIVWPELVLYLLAS; from the coding sequence TTGAAAAAAGCCGCACCCTTATTGCTTATTGATTTTCTGAAGGTCTTTGCAGCCCTTTTAATTATTCTTCATCATTTGTCTAGCTATGGGCAAATTGCTGAAGATGCTCGCACCGTATTGCCTGGCGTGATGACCTGGCTGTTTGAATATGGTCGTTATGCGGTGCAAATATTTTTGGTCATGGCAGGGTATTTAGCGGCGCAATCGTTGAGTCGTTATGCCGATGACAAATTTAGCGCGCAGGGTTTGCTCAAAATTATTCTCAATCGTTATCTACGATTGTTTGCCCCATATGCTGCAGCACTAGTCTTTACGATTGTCTGTGCGTATGTCGCTCGCTTTTGGGTAAATGATGAATTCGTTGGCGAATCTGAAACCCTTTCCCAATTTTTGGCGCACCTATTTTTCATTCAAGGTATTTTGGGTTTGGATTCTATTTCTGCTGGCGCTTGGTATATCGCCATTGATTGGCAGTTGTATTCAGTGCTAGCTATTTTGTTGATTTCATTTTCTACGTATCAATCAGTGATCTGGGTTATCAGCATCCTGGCCGTTGCTTCATTGCTGATCTTTAATTGCTCGGCTAGCTATGAAGCCTATTTTATTTACTTCATCGGCTCTTATGGTTTGGGTGTTCTAGCCTATTTGGCTAGAGATTTTCAGAATCAGAGGGCGTCAATCGTTTGGCCAGAATTAGTCTTGTACTTATTGGCATCGTGA
- a CDS encoding DUF615 domain-containing protein: MIEQYPDMDIQNMRTLIRNARREKEQNKPPKAYREIFRVLKDMGL, encoded by the coding sequence ATGATTGAGCAATATCCAGATATGGATATTCAGAATATGCGCACCCTGATTCGCAATGCGCGTAGAGAGAAAGAACAAAATAAGCCTCCTAAGGCTTATCGCGAAATCTTCCGAGTCCTAAAAGATATGGGGCTCTAA